AACAGTATTTAAAGCAGTATCGAATCCAATTGTAAAGTCTGTTCCAGGAATATCATTGTCGATTGTACCTGGTACACCTACACAAGGGAATCCTTGCTCTGTTAGTTTTTTAGCTCCTTGGTAAGAACCGTCTCCACCAATAACAACAAGTCCTTCAATGCCATGTTTCTTTAATTGTTCGATTCCTTTTTCACGAACAGCTGGATCTTTAAACTCAGGGCATCTTGCTGTATATAATTTTGTACCACCACGGTGGATAATATCGCCAACAGAACCAAGTTCTAATTTTTCAATGTGACCAGAAATTAGTCCAGCATATCCATGGTAGATACCATATACTTCAATATCATGGTAAATCGCTTTACGAACAACTGCACGAATAGCAGCGTTCATACCAGGTGAATCTCCACCACTCGTTAATACACCAATACGTTTCATTTGTACTCACCTCATAAAGATTATTTGCCTTATAATAAAATAACATGAAGAAATATAAAAATACAATGGAGAAGATGTGTCTTTTCACAATAAAAACGTGCATTCGCGAAAGGGAACGCACGCCTTTATTATTTTACCCAAATGGAAGCGTTTGAAAACGAAACTTGCCCAATTTTCATATATTTTTCATAACGTTTTTCAATTAATTCGTCTTTCGAAATACCACTTAATTGTTCAAACGTTTTCTGCAACACAACATTGATATTTTCTGATTGTTTTAAAATATTACGGTGTGCTCCACCTCTTGATTCTGGAATAATTTCGTCAATTACACCTAATTCTTTCAAATCAGCTGCTGTAATTTTCAGTGCTTCCGCAGCATCTCTCGCTTTTGTCGCATCTTTCCAAAGAATAGTCGCCGCACCTTCTGGACTAATTACAGAATAAGTAGAATTTTCTAGCATATAAATGTAATCCCCTACTCCAAGACCTAAGGCACCACCGCTACCACCTTCACCAATAACAATACAAATAACAGGAACAGTAAGTCCCGCCATTTCAAATAAATTGCGAGCGATTGCTTCACTTTGGCCACGTTCTTCAGCCGCTTTCCCTGGATAAGCACCTTTTGTATCAATAAAACAAATAATCGGACGATTAAACTTTTCCGCTTGTTTCATTAAACGCAGCGCTTTACGATAGCCTTCTGGATGAGGCATTCCAAAATTACGGCGAATATTTTCTTTTGTATCTTTCCCGCGCTGATGCCCAATTACAGTTACAGGCATGCCATTATACTTCGCAATACCGCCAACAATCGCTGCATCATCACCAAAGAATCGATCTCCGTGACATTCGAAAAAATCAGTAAATAAGTGCTCAATATAATCAAGCGTCGTTGGTCTTTCCGCATGCCGAGCAATTTGAACGCGATCCCAAACCTTCATATTGCCGTATATTTCTTCCTCTAAATTTTCTAGCTTATCTTCCAAAATACGAATCTCCTCACTGAAATCCATCTGGCTGTGTTTCGTATATTCTTTTAGTTCACGAATTTTATTTCTTAGCTCAACAACCGGTTTCTCAAATTCTAGTTCTGCCATACAGCCATTCCCTCCCCTTGATGAACTTCTAAAATCTTGCGGAGTGACTCTCTCATCTCATTGCGATGCACAACGGCATCCAACTGGCCATGTTCTAACAAAAATTCTGCGGTTTGGAAATCTTCTGGGAGTTTCTCGCGCACCGTCTGTTCAATAACACGTCTACCTGCAAAACCAATCAGTGCACCTGGTTCCGCAAGATTATAGTCACCGAGTGAAGCGAAACTCGCTGAAACTCCGCCCGTTGTCGGATGCGTCATAACAGAAATAAATAATCCTCCAGCATTACTATATTTCTTTAAAGCTACACTTGTCTTTGCCATTTGCATTAGACTTAATATACCTTCTTGCATACGAGCGCCACCCGAAGCAGTGAAAATGATAAACGGCACTTGTAATTCATATGCCTTTTCGACTGCACGCGCAATTTTTTCGCCTACTACAGAGCCCATGCTGCCCATTCGAAAACGAGAATCCATTACAGCCACAACAACAAGCATTTCATCAATTGTTCCCTCACCTGTCACAACCGCTTCATTTAATTCTGTTTTCTTTCGATCGTTCTCTAATTTCTCTTCATAGTTTGGAAACTGAAGTGGATTTACAGAAACCATTTCTTTATCATATTCACGAAATGATCCTTCATCCAATATACTATCGAGACGTTCCCATGCATTCATCGGATGATGATATCCACAGTTCACACATACTTTTAAATTTTTCAGAAGCTCTTTTGTATACATAATTTTTTTACATTTTGGACATTTGGTCATAACACCGTCCGGTACATCTTTTCGTACTTGTTCTGAAGGAATTGCAGCGTACTTTTTCTTTTTCACGAATAAATCTCTTAGCACAATTTGACCCCCTTTGTTGAGAGCTAAGGTTAGGAAGAAAATGGGGCTAACACCAAAGATTGATGTTAGCCTTCTTTTCTTAATCTGTCTAATAACCTCTCTCTTTACGTTTAACTTTAACCGCTATGCAGTAGATTGTTTGTCATAACGTGTCATGGTCATTTCGACAAATTTTATACATTACGAGTGAAACTGTATTTTCTCTATCTATTCATCATAAATGTTCAGTGTCTCTTCTTCCTGTTTTGCTTCCAAAGCTTTGTAAAGTTTTCTATATACCTCTATAGAGTCTATTAACACTTTACAAGAAAGGGTTGCCACATAATCATTTACAATCATCCAAATGCGATATAGTAAATAGTTATCCACTTGTTCAATAAGTGTTTTGAAAAACGTTTGATGAAACGCTTGAATTGAACTTTCCTGTCTCTCAAGCGCCTGTTTTAAATTACTTAACACCGTAGAGAATGTATCATCTGCTAAATTACAGACAATCCGAATCATATCTTTTTCAATTAATCGTTTCGTTTGTAATAAATCCTGTCTAGTTTTTTCATCTTGCAATAAAAATGGTGCAATCAATTGAACGAGACCATTTTCATAGAAGTTACGAATAAACGTCCCTTCACCGCGCCTTGTTTCAATTAATCCTACCAGTTCTAAAGCACGCAATGCTTCTCGTACAGACGAACGCCCAACATTCAAACGTGCACTTAACTCACGCTCTGACGGCAAACGGTCACCTGCAACTAAACCATCCTCCTCCATAATGGAGCGAATTTTCTTTACAATTTCGAGGTATACTTTTGTATTTGATGATGTCAATTAAAACTCCTCGCTTATTCGTTACCAATCAACGCTAATCGTTTTGTTTTCTCAGCAACTTCATTTGGATCTACTTGGCGACGAGCTACCCCTGTCTCCATTGCAGCTTTCGCTACATAAGCCGCTACCTGAGGCGCTACACGCGCGTCAAATGGCGCCGGAATGATATAGTCTTCATTTAATTCATCAGCTGTTACAAGCTCTGCTATAGCCGCTACAGCTGCCATTTTCATTTCTTCATTAATTTGGGTAGCATGTACATCAAGTGCACCACGGAAAATGCCAGGGAATGCTAACACATTATTTACTTGGTTCGGGAAGTCAGAACGACCCGTTCCAACAACCGCTGCACCCGCTGCTTTTGCTGCTTCTGGCATGATTTCTGGAACCGGATTTGCCATTGCAAAGATAATCGCATCGTTATTCATCGTACGAACCATTTCTTCCGTTAATGCACCTTCTACAGATACACCGATGAATACATCCGCACCTTTTATAACATCCGTTAAAGAACCTTCTACACGGTCTTTATTTGTATATTTTGCAACTTCTTCTTTCACTGGATTCATACCAACAGGGCGGCCGTCGTAAATCGCTCCTTTACGGTCACACATAATAATGTCGCGCACACCGTAGCGGTATAAAAGTTTAATAATCGCAATACCCGCTGCACCTGCACCATTTGCCACGACTTTAATATCAGACATTTTCTTTCCAACTAACTTCAGAGCATTTACAAGACCTGCCACTGTTACGATAGCTGTTCCGTGTTGATCATCATGGAATACAGGAATATTCGTTTCTTTTTTCAAGCGTTCTTCAATAATAAAACAGTTTGGAGCTGCAATATCTTCTAAGTTTACACCGCCAAAGTTTGGCTCCATTAATTTTACAGTTTCAATAATTTTTTCTACATCGTTTGTATTTAAAGCAATCGGGAATGCATCTACGCCAGCAAAGCTCTTAAATAATACCGCTTTACCTTCCATTACAGGTAGAGATGCTTCTGGTCCAATATTCCCAAGACCAAGTACTGCTGTCCCATCTGTTACAACAGCTACCATGTTTCCCTTCATTGTATATTCATATACCTTACTTTTATCGTCATAAATTTCTTTACAAGGTTCTGCAACCCCTGGAGAATATGCAAGACTTAAGTCTTTTGCATTTTCTACTTTCACTTTTGATACAGTTTCTAATTTTCCTTGATGCACTTTATGCATGTGAAGTGCTTCTTCACGAAGTGTTGACAAACTATCCACTCTCCTCAAATTATTCTTGCTGCTATCAATTTTTCCGAGTGGTCTGACCACGAACACTACTACTATAATAATCGAACTATAGGGGCGTTGTCCATTATATTTTTACGACCACATTTTCTTTGCCGACAATTTCACGAAGTGTTCTTAAACATTCCTCGCTCGGATGGATTGACAAACTACGAGATAATTGTACCACTTTATGTTCCTTTTCATAATAAATTAGTACTTTCGCAAAACCTGAATAGTGAAATAATATTTTTGTAACTTGATTGAATAACTTCTTATCGTACTGCGAAGGTAATTTGACATAAATGGATGCTTCTTTCATTTCGTTATATACATCCATTTGTTCTAATGAATACAGCCCATTTATAATCCACTGTAATTTATTATTTCTAGATTCTACCGTTCCCTCAACAAGAACAATTTCTCCTTCTTGTAACCTTTCTGAAAAATGAATGTATGTCTCTGGAAAAACAACCGCTTCCATTTCATCATTCTGATCACAAAACGTAACAAATGCCATTTTTTGCATTTTTTTTGTGCGAATTATTTTCACTCTTGTAATGTAAACAATCGCGCGTTGTACTTTTCCTTTTTGTCTCATTGCTTGCGCAAGAGAAGGGATTTCTAATTCTTTTACTAAACTTGCATACTGAGCTGTCGGATAACTTGATAAATAAAAACCAAGCGTTTCTTTTTCCTTATTCAATTGTTCGATAAAAGACAACTCTTTCCCTTGCACGTAAACTGATTTTGGTACACTTTCTTCTCCTAATTCACGCGCAAGACTTGCGTATTCTAGAGCACCCTTTATGCTGTTAAACAAAGTTGTTCGTGAAACTTGAAAATCATCGAAACAACCAGACCAAACAAACGCCTCTAAATTGCGCTCTGTTACAAATTTCACTGGCATTCGAAGACAAAACTCAAATAAATCTTGAAACGGCGCTTTCTCTCTTTCTTCAATCAAAGCAGTCACTGTTGCCATCCCAATATTTCGAATGGAAAGAAGGCTATAACGAATCGCATTCCCTTCAATTTGAAAATGATAGCCACTTCTATGAAGTGATGGCGGCAAAACACAGAAACCTTTGCGTTTTGTTTCGCGTATATATTGCGTAATCTTATCTTCATTTCCAATTGCACTGGATAATAGAGCGGTCATAAACTGAAGTGGATAATTCGCTTTTAAATATGCAAGTTGATACCCAATCATACTGTAGGCCACCGCATGGCTTCGGTTAAAACCGTAATTTGCAAATCTAACAATTAAATCGTAAATTTGCTCTGCAGATGTTTGATCATATCCATTTTGTAAACAACCTTGCACAAAATGCTTTCGCTCTTCCTCTAAAATATCTCGACTTTTTTTACTGACTGCACGGCGAAGTAAATCCGCTTCTCCAAGTGAAAATCCAGCTAATTTAGAAGCAATTTGCATAATTTGTTCTTGATAAACAATTACACCATATGTACTCTCTAAAATCGGTTTCAAATCTGGATGTAAATATTGAATGTTTCGTCTTCCATGTTTAGATTCAATAAAGACTGGAATTTGTTCCATCGGTCCTGGGCGATATAAAGAGTTGACGACAACGATATCTTCAAATTCATTTGGCTTTAACCCGCGAAGTACATTTCGCATTCCACCTGATTCAAGCTGAAATACCCCTGTTGTATCTCCTCTTCCGAGCAATTGAAATGTCTTTTCATCTTGGAGCGATACATTCCTTATATCAATTTGTTTTCCAGTCGTTGTTGTAATAAAAGTAAGAATATTTTCAAGCAATGTTAAATTGCGCAACCCTAAAAAGTCCATCTTTAGTAGTCCAAGTTCTTCTAAAACATCCGCTGGATATTGCGTTACATATACGTCATTATGCCCCTCTTGAATCGCAATACTTTTTGTTAGGGGCTCTTGACTCATAATAACGCCAGCTGCATGGATAGACGTATGACGCGGTAATCCTTCCACACGTTTTGCAATTTCAAACACACGTTCATACAAAAGATTTCCTTGAATAAAATCACGAAGTGCTTCTGACTCCTCATAAGCTTCTTTCAATGTAATCCCAAGTTTCGATGGAATCAGTTTAGAGAACAAATCAATATCTCGAGGCGGCAATCCCATTACACGAGCAATATCACGGATTGCTGCTTTTGCAGCCAGTGTTCCGAACGTAACAATTTGAGCAACACGAAGCTGGCCGTATTTATCCTTTACATAACGAATCATTTCATCGCGTCTTACATCAGGAAAATCAATATCAATATCCGGAAGTGTAACACGTTCTGGATTTAAAAATCTTTCAAATAATAAATTGTATGCAATTGGGTCAATATCTGTAATCTCTAGTACATATGCGACAAGTGAACCCGCTGCCGATCCACGTCCTGGCCCTGTTAAAATCCTATTCTCGTGTGCATATTTCATAAAGTCCCATACGATGAGGAAATAATCACTGAACCCCATGCGAGAGATAACTTCAAGTTCATGATATAAACGGTTCACATGTACCTCTTTTGGCGTTCCATAGCGTTTATATAGCCCCTCTTCGCACATTCGGCGCAAATAAGCATCGCTCGTTTCATTAGTAGGAACAGGAAATTTCGGTAATTGATTCACATGAAATGGAATTTCTACATGGCAACGTTCTGCAATATGAATGGTATTACGAAGTGCTTCTTCCACATGAGAAAATAAGGCTTCCATTTCAGCGGATGATTTCAAATAGTACTGATCCGTTTTCAACCTTGGCCTATCCGGATCCGTCATCTTTGTACCGCTCTGGACAGATAATAAACATTCTTGCACAAGTGCATCGTTTTGATTAATATAACGAACATCATTTGTTGCCACGATTGGAATGTTCATATTTCTGACAAACTCTTCTATTTTTTCTTGCAACAATAATTCATCTTGAATTGCATGATGCTGCACACTCATATAAAAATGGCCAAACATATTTTGGTACGTGCGGGCAACTTCTTCTGCACGCTCATCTTTTCCTTGCAATAATAATTGTTCAATTTCTCCATCTTTCCCTGGTGAAATTGCGGTTAATCCTTTCGCATAATGGACAAGCCACTTTTTTGGAATTCCATCTTTAGACTTTGTCATAATGGTGCTAGAAATTTTCAATAGATTTTGATAACCTACTTCATTTTCAGCCAATAAAACAAGTGGATAAGCGCGTTCTTCTTCCTCATTAAAAACGGAAGCTGTTAATCCGATAATCGGCTTTATCCCCATCTTCTTACATGCTTTATAAAATGGAATAACTCCGTACATCACGTTTTCATCTGTAATTGCAAGAGCTGAAAACCCAAGTTCTTTCGCTCTAGCCACAAGTTCATCAATTTTACAAGCACTTTTTAACAAACTATAAACGGTTTGACATTGTAAATGCACAAACTTCACTGTTGTACCCTCTCTTTACCTATTTGACTACTTTCATTATAGGTGATGAGGAAAGGGGAAATCAAAACATACTTCTCACACTTTGTCCATATATATGATGAGGAAAGGGGAATGACAATGGACATAAGAGAACAAACTTTTTTCTCTCTTCTTATTATTAGTTACTTTATTGCCTTTGGGGTCCTACTCGGCGGCTCGTTAATCGGAGGAATTGGAGCATTTCTTATTGGCAAACCAGCCCTTACCTACATCAATCAATTCGCACAAAACTTACGAATTTGGGCACTGGTAGCGGCAATTGGTGGTACTTTCGATACATTTTATAGCTTTGAGAGAAGTTTTTTTGAGGGAGATATGAAAGATATTGTGAAACAAATTTTACTTATCTTCTTTGCAACAGGTGGCATGCAAACTGGTCTTATTATTATTAAATGGTTAACACAGGAGCATGTATGAGAGTTCCCAGCGCTTCTACTGCCAAACGATGGTATTTATTTTTAGCTGGTGCTGCTGTTGGCGGTGTAATTAGCTGGTTTATCTTCCTCTACATATATGGCATCTTCCAGCAAGAACAAGCTAGTCAAATTGCAGAACAAAAATACATTATAAATAAACAAGAAGAAAAACTACGTGTGCTTCTTGAAGATCAAGATAAACTGAATAAGGAGAATAAACGACTCTTAACAATTCAAGAAATTAAAATAAAAATTATCAACGGGGAAAAATATGACTTAGACAACCTTACACTTGAGAACATGACTACTTCTATTCATAACGACCTCCAGCATCTTTTAACGAAAAATATTCAAAGTATCGCTAAAAATAAAGAACTGCTCAAAAAATTAATTGAAAATAAAACCTATAAACATTATGACCGTATGTATCGCTTTAAAGTCGACATGATTTCTTTTGATACTGTACTTGAAATTAGTGTTCATATAGAAAAAGAAAAGTAGAGCCTTTTCGCTCTACTTTTCTCCTCAGTCTATTGAAATAATTCCAACAACGATAGCATTCCCTCTACTTACTTGCAAATGACACGTAAATCTTCAAAAAGACGATCTGCTTCTTCCCAAGAAGATACTTTCGCACCAGAAGCCATCGGATGTCCCCCACCATTATATTGCATTGCTAAAGTATTAATAACAGGTCCCTTTGAACGAAGACGAACACGAATAACATCGTCCTCTTCTAAAAACAGAACCCATGATTTCAATCCATCAATATTACCAAGCGCTCCTACAACACCAGATGCTTCTGAAGGAAGCACATCAAATTGTTGTAATATTTCTTTCGTTAACTTAATGTAGGCCGCACCTTCTTCTGTCATCGTAAAATTTTGTAAAATGTAGCCGTTTAAACGAGCGATTTTCTCTTTCGTTTTATACATCTCATCATATAATTCAGTAAATGTAACACCCATTTCGACAAGTTCACTGACATAGCGGAACGTTTTTGCGGTTGTATTCGGAAATAAGAAACGTCCTGTATCTCCAATAATTCCTGCGAAAATAAGACGCGCTGCTTCCGCTGTCATTTTTAAGCCTTTCTCTTTCCCATAAGAATAAAACTCGTAAATTAATTCACTTGTAGAGCTTGCTGTTGTATCCACCCATGTAATATCCCCGTACGGGTCTTCATTTGGATGATGATCAATTTTAATTAACATCTTCCCTTTTGTATAGCGCTGATCACAAACACGTTCCTGATTGGCTGTATCACAAACAATAACAAGTGCATTTTCATATACACTATCTTCAATCTCGTCCATTACTCGTAAATACGATAAAGACGGTTCATTGTAACCAACCATATAAATATTTTTTTCTGGAAACGATTCTTGTAACATTGTGCCCAGTCCACATTGAGATCCTAGTGCATCTGGATCTGGACGCACATGACGATGAATAATAATTGTATCAAACTCTTGGATTGCCGCTAAAATTTGTTCATGCATATGTATAATCTCCTTTGTATCAATCGATATTTATATACCCTATTTTCACTTTATTCTCCATTATAGCGGAAAATATTTCATACATGCGAACAATTCCTTTATAATATAAATCAGAAAGTTTAGATTTTTTACTTATACTTGTCATTCTGCGGAGAAACAGAATATGCAAAATAATGGAGGATTGTATTATGCCAGTATTAGTCTTTTGTATTATCATCTCATTTATGTTGTATCTTTTCTATAAAACAAAATATTTTCGTACAAACCGTCCAATGGAGAAAGGCTGGCTTTCCGGAAAGTCGGCAATGGCACTCGGTTCATTTGTTGCTTTATTTGGTTTCAATCAATTTTTCCTAGAGCTTTCTACTGCCCGAATCATTGTCGGCGCATTATTTCTCTTATTTGGCATTGCAAGTATTTTAAATGGCTTCCGTCAATATAAGCATTTCTTACCTCTAGCTGTAAAAGAAGCAGAAGCCTATAAAACAATGTAATGTAAAAAAGCATCGGCTATTTGGGCAGATGCTTTTTTATTTCTTTTCAATTTCACAATCGATCTATACAACAAAAGCTGAATGTACATACAATAGATTTCCTTGCATGTGAAAGTGCAATTATTCCGCTTCAAACGACATTTTTTATACGACTCTTGCTATGAAAGTCCTGCACGCTTCTTTTTTCATTCTATTTATCGATCAATTAACTGCACCATAAGCAGTGCTTTCCCCACAACATTTCCTTCATGATGTACTTCGACATCAACTTTTCCAAATTTACGACCAATTTCTAATACCTTTGGATGAACTGATACGATATGATCAATTTGGACCGGTTTTACAAAGTAAATCGTTAAATTTTCAACGATTAAATCACTCTTCTTTTGCGCTCGAATCACACGATTGGTCGCCTCTGTTACAATCGTTGTAAATACACCATAAGATAACGTTCCTAATGAATTCGTCATTTGTGGCGTTACTGAAAATTGATAATTTTGTTCATGTTTTGTTTCTTTTTGATTTACAAATTGACTTGTTACGATATCATCAATTGTGTCTCCTACTTGTGGCTGACGCTGAATCATTTGCAATGCCTGAAGTACATCTTGACGACTAATAATTCCCTGCAGTTTGCTTCCTTCATCCACCACAGGAAGCATTTCAATTCCTTCCCAAACCATCATACGTGCTGCCGCAGCAACAGACATTTTTCCATTCACTGTAATCGGTTGCTTTGTCATGACCTTCTCAATCGGTGTTTCTTTTGCAACCCCAATCATATCTTTTGACGTTACGATTCCTAATACTTTTTTATTGTCATCGATGATTGGATAACGTCCATGCATCGTTTCTTTATTATAAGCATGCCATCTCTCCACTTTATCATCTGGCTTTAAATATAACGTTTCTTCAATTGGTGTTAAAATATCTTCAACAAGTACGATTTCCTTTTTAATAAGCTGATCGTAAATCGCGCGATTAATTAGTGTCGCCACCGTAAATGTATCATAGCTACTTGAAATAATCGGCAACCTCAATTCATCTGCTAATTTCTTCACATAATCTTCCGTATCAAACCCACCTGTAATTAATACAGCAGCTCCTCTTTCTAGTGCAAGCTGATGCGCATTTGTACGGTTCCCAATAATCAATAAGTTCCCAGCTTCTGTATAGCGCATCATCGCTTCTAATTTCATTGCGCCAATTACGAATTTATTTAATGTCTTATGTAATCCTTCTCTCCCACCTAACACTTGGCCATCGACAATGTTAACGACTTCTGCATATGTCAGTTTTTCAATATTTTCTTTCTTCTTTTGTTCAATTCGAATTGTTCCCACGCGTTCAATCGTACTTACATACCCTTTATTTTCTGCATCCTTAATTGCGCGATATGCTGTTCCTTCACTGACACCTAAATCCTTCGCAATTTGACGGACAGAAATTTTATGCCCTACTGGCAAGTTATTAATATGCTCTAAAATTTGGTTATGTTTGGTAGCCAAATGGTTTCACCATACTTTCTTTTCCCTAAATTCTTCATGTATTGTATGTTTAGTATACTATATTTTCAAAACTGTTACACACTCTCTTTATATATCTGTACTATTTTCCATATAACAAATGAATTCTTACACCTATTTTTCATACATAAAGAAACCCTTCACTTGTTCAATCAAATGAAGGGTTTCTTTTCTATAGTGTAATACTTTCTCCCACTTCTAATACTCTCCCTGTACAGTTTGTTAGTTTTTCAACAAAGCGATGTGGGTCTTGTTCAATAACCGGGAACGTATTATAATGCATCGGCACAACTGTTTTCGCATCAATCCATTTCACTGCTAACGCGGCATCTTCTGGTCCCATTGTAAAGTTATCACCAATTGGTAAAAATGCTAATTCAATATCATTACGATCTCCAATTAATTTCATATCAGAAAATAATGCTGTATCTCCTGCATGATAAATTGTTTTCTCCTCTGCTGTAAATAAAATCCCAGCTGGCATTCCTGTATATGTAATCGTCTTATTCTCTTCATCGATGTAGCTAGAACCATGGAATGCTTGCGTAAACTTTACTTTTCCAAAATCAAATTCATGCGCCCCACCGATATGCATTGGATGCGTCTTCACACCTTGC
The window above is part of the Bacillus cytotoxicus NVH 391-98 genome. Proteins encoded here:
- a CDS encoding NAD(P)-dependent malic enzyme; its protein translation is MHKVHQGKLETVSKVKVENAKDLSLAYSPGVAEPCKEIYDDKSKVYEYTMKGNMVAVVTDGTAVLGLGNIGPEASLPVMEGKAVLFKSFAGVDAFPIALNTNDVEKIIETVKLMEPNFGGVNLEDIAAPNCFIIEERLKKETNIPVFHDDQHGTAIVTVAGLVNALKLVGKKMSDIKVVANGAGAAGIAIIKLLYRYGVRDIIMCDRKGAIYDGRPVGMNPVKEEVAKYTNKDRVEGSLTDVIKGADVFIGVSVEGALTEEMVRTMNNDAIIFAMANPVPEIMPEAAKAAGAAVVGTGRSDFPNQVNNVLAFPGIFRGALDVHATQINEEMKMAAVAAIAELVTADELNEDYIIPAPFDARVAPQVAAYVAKAAMETGVARRQVDPNEVAEKTKRLALIGNE
- the accA gene encoding acetyl-CoA carboxylase carboxyl transferase subunit alpha, producing the protein MAELEFEKPVVELRNKIRELKEYTKHSQMDFSEEIRILEDKLENLEEEIYGNMKVWDRVQIARHAERPTTLDYIEHLFTDFFECHGDRFFGDDAAIVGGIAKYNGMPVTVIGHQRGKDTKENIRRNFGMPHPEGYRKALRLMKQAEKFNRPIICFIDTKGAYPGKAAEERGQSEAIARNLFEMAGLTVPVICIVIGEGGSGGALGLGVGDYIYMLENSTYSVISPEGAATILWKDATKARDAAEALKITAADLKELGVIDEIIPESRGGAHRNILKQSENINVVLQKTFEQLSGISKDELIEKRYEKYMKIGQVSFSNASIWVK
- the accD gene encoding acetyl-CoA carboxylase, carboxyltransferase subunit beta, translating into MLRDLFVKKKKYAAIPSEQVRKDVPDGVMTKCPKCKKIMYTKELLKNLKVCVNCGYHHPMNAWERLDSILDEGSFREYDKEMVSVNPLQFPNYEEKLENDRKKTELNEAVVTGEGTIDEMLVVVAVMDSRFRMGSMGSVVGEKIARAVEKAYELQVPFIIFTASGGARMQEGILSLMQMAKTSVALKKYSNAGGLFISVMTHPTTGGVSASFASLGDYNLAEPGALIGFAGRRVIEQTVREKLPEDFQTAEFLLEHGQLDAVVHRNEMRESLRKILEVHQGEGMAVWQN
- the ytrI gene encoding sporulation membrane protein YtrI, which produces MRVPSASTAKRWYLFLAGAAVGGVISWFIFLYIYGIFQQEQASQIAEQKYIINKQEEKLRVLLEDQDKLNKENKRLLTIQEIKIKIINGEKYDLDNLTLENMTTSIHNDLQHLLTKNIQSIAKNKELLKKLIENKTYKHYDRMYRFKVDMISFDTVLEISVHIEKEK
- the dnaE gene encoding DNA polymerase III subunit alpha, which codes for MKFVHLQCQTVYSLLKSACKIDELVARAKELGFSALAITDENVMYGVIPFYKACKKMGIKPIIGLTASVFNEEEERAYPLVLLAENEVGYQNLLKISSTIMTKSKDGIPKKWLVHYAKGLTAISPGKDGEIEQLLLQGKDERAEEVARTYQNMFGHFYMSVQHHAIQDELLLQEKIEEFVRNMNIPIVATNDVRYINQNDALVQECLLSVQSGTKMTDPDRPRLKTDQYYLKSSAEMEALFSHVEEALRNTIHIAERCHVEIPFHVNQLPKFPVPTNETSDAYLRRMCEEGLYKRYGTPKEVHVNRLYHELEVISRMGFSDYFLIVWDFMKYAHENRILTGPGRGSAAGSLVAYVLEITDIDPIAYNLLFERFLNPERVTLPDIDIDFPDVRRDEMIRYVKDKYGQLRVAQIVTFGTLAAKAAIRDIARVMGLPPRDIDLFSKLIPSKLGITLKEAYEESEALRDFIQGNLLYERVFEIAKRVEGLPRHTSIHAAGVIMSQEPLTKSIAIQEGHNDVYVTQYPADVLEELGLLKMDFLGLRNLTLLENILTFITTTTGKQIDIRNVSLQDEKTFQLLGRGDTTGVFQLESGGMRNVLRGLKPNEFEDIVVVNSLYRPGPMEQIPVFIESKHGRRNIQYLHPDLKPILESTYGVIVYQEQIMQIASKLAGFSLGEADLLRRAVSKKSRDILEEERKHFVQGCLQNGYDQTSAEQIYDLIVRFANYGFNRSHAVAYSMIGYQLAYLKANYPLQFMTALLSSAIGNEDKITQYIRETKRKGFCVLPPSLHRSGYHFQIEGNAIRYSLLSIRNIGMATVTALIEEREKAPFQDLFEFCLRMPVKFVTERNLEAFVWSGCFDDFQVSRTTLFNSIKGALEYASLARELGEESVPKSVYVQGKELSFIEQLNKEKETLGFYLSSYPTAQYASLVKELEIPSLAQAMRQKGKVQRAIVYITRVKIIRTKKMQKMAFVTFCDQNDEMEAVVFPETYIHFSERLQEGEIVLVEGTVESRNNKLQWIINGLYSLEQMDVYNEMKEASIYVKLPSQYDKKLFNQVTKILFHYSGFAKVLIYYEKEHKVVQLSRSLSIHPSEECLRTLREIVGKENVVVKI
- a CDS encoding FadR/GntR family transcriptional regulator, with translation MTSSNTKVYLEIVKKIRSIMEEDGLVAGDRLPSERELSARLNVGRSSVREALRALELVGLIETRRGEGTFIRNFYENGLVQLIAPFLLQDEKTRQDLLQTKRLIEKDMIRIVCNLADDTFSTVLSNLKQALERQESSIQAFHQTFFKTLIEQVDNYLLYRIWMIVNDYVATLSCKVLIDSIEVYRKLYKALEAKQEEETLNIYDE
- a CDS encoding YtrH family sporulation protein, whose protein sequence is MDIREQTFFSLLIISYFIAFGVLLGGSLIGGIGAFLIGKPALTYINQFAQNLRIWALVAAIGGTFDTFYSFERSFFEGDMKDIVKQILLIFFATGGMQTGLIIIKWLTQEHV
- a CDS encoding DHH family phosphoesterase, translating into MHEQILAAIQEFDTIIIHRHVRPDPDALGSQCGLGTMLQESFPEKNIYMVGYNEPSLSYLRVMDEIEDSVYENALVIVCDTANQERVCDQRYTKGKMLIKIDHHPNEDPYGDITWVDTTASSTSELIYEFYSYGKEKGLKMTAEAARLIFAGIIGDTGRFLFPNTTAKTFRYVSELVEMGVTFTELYDEMYKTKEKIARLNGYILQNFTMTEEGAAYIKLTKEILQQFDVLPSEASGVVGALGNIDGLKSWVLFLEEDDVIRVRLRSKGPVINTLAMQYNGGGHPMASGAKVSSWEEADRLFEDLRVICK